One genomic window of Stigmatopora nigra isolate UIUO_SnigA chromosome 13, RoL_Snig_1.1, whole genome shotgun sequence includes the following:
- the ivd gene encoding isovaleryl-CoA dehydrogenase, mitochondrial codes for MFAVRNALRLNPKLTIPALARRGCAGAATPVDDVVNGLTDEQIQLRQSVRKFCAEKLAPLADEIDKKNEFVGMREFWKDMGDMGLLGITAPVEYGGTGLGYLDHVIVMEEMSRVSAAIALSYGAHSNLCVNQMVRHGNEKQKEKYMPKLLTGEHVGALAMSEPNSGSDVVSMKLKATKQGDQYILNGNKFWITNGPDADVLIVYAKTDPEAYQRGISAFIVEKGMPGFSTAQKLDKLGMRGSNTCELIFEDCKVPEENILGPLNKGVYVMMSGLDLERLVLAAGPVGIMQAVLDAAVPYLHIREAFGEKIGTFQLMQGKMADMYTKLSSSRQYLYNVARACDKGHFSAMDCAGVILYCAENATQVALDGIQCLGGNGYINDYPVGRYLRDAKLYEIGAGTSEIRRLIIGRSFNAMFK; via the exons ATGTTTGCCGTCAGAAACGCTCTCCGCCTCAACCCGAAACTGACCATCCCCGCCTTGGCAAGAAGAGGATGCGCCGGAGCTGCAACCCCGGTGGACGATGTGGTCAACGGGCTCACAGATGAGCAGATTCAG CTCAGGCAAAGTGTTCGTAAATTCTGTGCAGAAAAACTTGCACCCCTTGCTGATGAGATAGACAAGAAAAATGAGTTTGTAGGGATGCGG GAATTTTGGAAGGACATGGGTGATATGGGGCTGCTTGGCATCACCGCTCCAGTGGAATACGGAGGCACCGGATTGGGCTACCTCGATCACGTTATCGTCATGGAGGAAATGTCTCGCGTGTCGGCGGCCATCGCTCTCAGCTATGGCGCCCACTCCAACCTTTGTGTCAATCAAATGGTGCGCCACGGCAATGAGAAGCAGAAAGAAAAGTACATGCCAAAG TTACTGACTGGCGAGCATGTGGGTGCCTTGGCCATGAGTGAGCCGAACTCTGGCTCTGATGTCGTGTCAATGAAACTCAAGGCGACAAAGCAAG GTGACCAGTATATTCTGAATGGTAACAAATTCTGGATTACCAACGGACCAGATGCTGATGTCCTCATTGTATACGCCAAGACAGACCCAGAAGCTTATCAGAGAGGCATCTCGGCATTCATCGTTGAAAAG GGGATGCCAGGTTTCTCTACTGCACAGAAACTGGACAAACTGGGAATGAGGGGGTCCAACACATGTGAGCTGATTTTTGAGGATTGCAAAGTCCCAG agGAAAACATCTTGGGTCCATTAAACAAAGGGGTCTACGTGATGATGAGTGGTCTGGATCTGGAGAGACTGGTACTTGCAGCTGGACCTGTGGG TATCATGCAAGCTGTTTTGGATGCTGCAGTCCCCTATTTACATATCAGAGAAGCATTCGGAGAGAAGATTGGAACATTTCAG TTAATGCAAGGCAAGATGGCAGACATGTACACCAAGTTGAGTTCCAGTCGGCAATATTTATACAATGTCGCCCGGGCCTGTGACAAAGGACACTTCAGTGCCATG GACTGTGCTGGGGTCATTTTGTACTGTGCTGAGAATGCTACCCAGGTCGCTTTGGATGGCATTCAGTGTTTGG GTGGTAATGGCTACATCAACGACTATCCTGTGGGACGCTACCTGCGGGACGCCAAACTGTATGAAATTGGCGCGGGAACAAGTGAAATCCGCCGCCTTATTATTGGACGATCCTTCAATGCCATGTTTAAATGA